A single window of Syntrophotalea acetylenica DNA harbors:
- a CDS encoding PLP-dependent cysteine synthase family protein, with the protein MKIDRPIDLCSTIGNTPLVELTKLNPNPRVRIFAKLEGNNPGGSVKDRPAWHMIRKAEESGELTRGKTILEPTSGNTGIALAMIGAARGYRVKLVMPGCVSLERRAVLEAYGAEVILSPPTEATDGAIRMAHRVLEQDPETYYMPNQYANPNNPLAHYHTTGPEIFAQTDGQIDVFVAGMGTSGTLMGTGAYLKQQKPSVSIIGIEPVMGHKVQGLKNMQEAIVPAIYNPQQLDAKLTIDDDTAFETARRLAILEGIFAGMSSGAAVAGALEIARAMHGGTIVTLLPDRGDRYLSTTLFRSTCACCPP; encoded by the coding sequence ATGAAAATCGACCGCCCTATCGATCTGTGCAGCACCATTGGCAACACCCCCCTGGTGGAACTGACCAAACTCAATCCCAACCCGCGGGTGCGCATATTCGCCAAACTCGAAGGCAACAACCCCGGCGGCTCCGTCAAGGATCGGCCGGCCTGGCATATGATCCGCAAAGCCGAGGAATCGGGGGAACTGACCAGGGGAAAAACGATTCTGGAACCGACCTCCGGCAACACCGGCATTGCTTTGGCCATGATTGGCGCCGCACGCGGTTACCGGGTCAAGCTGGTGATGCCCGGCTGCGTCAGCCTGGAGCGCCGCGCGGTGCTGGAAGCCTACGGCGCCGAGGTGATCCTGTCGCCCCCCACTGAAGCCACCGACGGCGCCATCCGCATGGCGCATCGCGTTCTGGAACAGGATCCGGAAACCTATTACATGCCCAACCAGTACGCCAACCCCAACAACCCCCTGGCCCACTATCACACTACCGGCCCGGAAATTTTCGCCCAGACGGATGGGCAGATCGATGTCTTTGTGGCCGGCATGGGAACCTCCGGCACCCTCATGGGCACCGGCGCCTACCTCAAGCAGCAGAAACCGTCCGTTTCCATCATCGGCATCGAGCCGGTCATGGGGCACAAGGTGCAGGGACTGAAAAACATGCAGGAAGCCATTGTGCCGGCCATCTACAATCCGCAACAACTTGATGCCAAGCTCACCATCGATGACGATACGGCCTTTGAAACCGCCCGCCGGCTGGCTATCCTTGAAGGCATCTTCGCGGGCATGTCCAGCGGTGCGGCGGTTGCCGGCGCGCTGGAGATCGCCCGGGCCATGCACGGCGGCACCATCGTGACCCTGCTGCCCGATCGCGGTGACCGTTACCTGAGCACGACCCTGTTCCGGTCCACCTGCGCCTGCTGCCCGCCCTGA
- a CDS encoding radical SAM protein produces the protein MKEPLQVSESEKWHFEQGPVRPPSEARSLLLRVSRHCPWNRCTFCPLYKGKAFSLRSVEDIRRDIDVVARHLDTLRERLAGDRLDASVLALWRDHLPAAERAPFWAAALWLSGGLESVFLQDADGLIAGPVQLRAILDHLRKTFPWPFRVTAYARSKTVLRYRPEDLLALRQAGLSRLHIGLESGCDTVLRQVCKGASRAEHIMAGRRVRQAGIELSAYVMPGLGGRNLSERHARDSASALCAIDPEFIRLRTLAIPGGVPLAQEWLSGRFELCDSRELARELLLFLQSLDAAHGELVSDHALNLFEDLSGRLPKDLPRLRSMVEAFLVLPDERRCLYLVGRRGGVLRGLADLQDPGRQAAAAAICRKLGATPDNVEEICRLLMQRLI, from the coding sequence GGCATTTCGAACAGGGTCCTGTCCGGCCTCCGAGCGAGGCCCGCAGCCTGCTGCTGCGTGTCAGCCGGCACTGTCCATGGAACCGCTGTACCTTCTGTCCTCTTTACAAGGGGAAAGCGTTTTCCCTGCGTTCCGTGGAGGACATCCGCCGGGACATCGATGTCGTCGCCCGGCATCTCGACACGCTGCGGGAGCGTCTGGCCGGGGACAGACTGGATGCTTCCGTGCTTGCGTTATGGCGGGATCACCTTCCCGCCGCGGAAAGGGCGCCTTTCTGGGCTGCGGCACTCTGGCTGAGCGGCGGTTTAGAGTCGGTATTTCTGCAGGATGCCGACGGTCTGATCGCCGGCCCGGTGCAGTTGCGGGCGATCCTCGATCATCTGCGCAAAACCTTCCCCTGGCCCTTTCGCGTTACCGCTTACGCGCGCTCCAAAACGGTATTACGTTATCGCCCGGAAGACCTTTTAGCCCTGCGCCAGGCAGGCTTGTCGCGCCTGCACATCGGCCTGGAGTCGGGCTGTGACACCGTGCTGCGGCAGGTATGCAAAGGCGCCAGCCGTGCTGAGCATATCATGGCCGGCCGGCGGGTCCGGCAGGCTGGCATCGAGCTGTCCGCCTATGTCATGCCGGGTCTGGGAGGCAGAAACCTGTCGGAACGCCATGCCCGGGATTCCGCAAGCGCCCTGTGTGCCATCGATCCGGAATTTATCCGTCTGCGCACCCTGGCCATCCCCGGCGGCGTGCCCCTGGCGCAGGAATGGCTTAGCGGCCGCTTTGAACTGTGTGACAGCCGGGAGCTGGCTCGGGAATTGCTGTTGTTTCTGCAGTCGCTCGATGCGGCCCACGGCGAACTGGTCAGCGACCATGCGCTGAACCTGTTCGAAGATCTGTCGGGCCGGCTGCCCAAGGATCTGCCACGGCTGCGGAGCATGGTTGAGGCGTTTCTTGTCCTGCCCGACGAGCGGCGTTGCCTGTATCTTGTCGGCCGCCGCGGCGGCGTGCTGCGTGGCCTGGCGGATCTGCAGGATCCCGGCAGGCAGGCGGCGGCCGCGGCGATCTGCCGGAAACTGGGCGCCACGCCGGACAATGTCGAGGAGATCTGCAGGCTGTTGATGCAGCGTTTGATCTGA
- a CDS encoding efflux RND transporter periplasmic adaptor subunit yields MPVRYLAFLSIILSLMACNDNGPPQPPPLRPVRSATVRAFSGQIQRSFSGISKAGQESRLSFRVPGAIEGLFVKVGDRVQAGQLIARLDATDYELQKQEAQAALARTLAQARNAEANYARVRALYENRNASRNDLDAARAASESATAAVRASETRLELARSQLRYTRLTAPVNGAIASVPIEAGENVAAGQIVALLTAGAIPEVGVAIPESLIAGIERGDAVAIRFDALPQRVFEGQVTEVGVAATSYATTYPVTVRLSGADPAIRPGMAAEVAFSFGQRTEGGTRFLVPPEAVGEDRAGRFVFILEVEGANLGRVRRQPVRVGELSAEGLEIVSGLKDGNRIVTAGVALIQDGQQVKLLTEPEPAP; encoded by the coding sequence ATGCCCGTCCGATACCTTGCCTTTCTGTCGATCATCCTCAGCCTCATGGCCTGCAACGACAACGGTCCGCCTCAGCCACCCCCGCTGCGTCCGGTCCGCAGCGCGACGGTAAGGGCTTTCAGCGGACAGATTCAGCGCTCGTTTTCCGGCATTTCCAAAGCGGGCCAGGAGTCCAGGCTTTCCTTCCGGGTGCCCGGCGCCATCGAGGGCCTGTTTGTCAAAGTCGGAGACCGGGTGCAGGCCGGACAACTCATCGCCCGCCTCGACGCCACCGACTACGAGCTGCAGAAACAGGAGGCACAGGCGGCTCTCGCCAGAACCCTGGCCCAGGCACGCAACGCCGAAGCCAACTATGCCCGGGTGCGGGCCCTGTACGAAAACCGCAATGCTTCCCGCAACGACCTCGATGCGGCCCGTGCCGCCAGCGAATCGGCCACCGCGGCGGTACGCGCAAGCGAGACCCGTCTGGAACTGGCCCGCTCGCAGCTGCGCTATACCCGTCTCACCGCGCCGGTCAACGGGGCCATCGCCAGTGTTCCGATCGAGGCCGGTGAGAATGTTGCGGCAGGCCAGATCGTGGCGCTGCTCACCGCCGGGGCCATACCGGAGGTCGGTGTCGCCATCCCGGAGAGCCTGATCGCCGGCATCGAGCGCGGCGACGCGGTAGCCATCCGCTTCGATGCCCTGCCGCAGCGTGTCTTCGAGGGGCAGGTGACCGAGGTCGGCGTGGCGGCCACCAGTTACGCCACCACCTATCCCGTCACGGTGCGCCTGAGCGGCGCCGACCCGGCCATTCGGCCGGGCATGGCAGCGGAAGTCGCTTTCAGCTTCGGCCAGAGGACCGAAGGCGGCACCCGTTTTCTCGTCCCTCCCGAGGCGGTTGGCGAGGATCGCGCCGGGCGCTTCGTGTTCATCCTTGAAGTCGAGGGGGCAAATCTGGGCCGGGTCCGCAGACAACCGGTAAGGGTCGGGGAACTGTCCGCGGAAGGGCTCGAGATCGTCTCCGGTCTGAAGGACGGCAACCGCATCGTCACCGCCGGCGTCGCCCTGATTCAGGATGGCCAACAGGTCAAACTGCTCACGGAGCCGGAGCCCGCGCCATGA
- a CDS encoding methylated-DNA--[protein]-cysteine S-methyltransferase — MTHTCTIDTPLGPMLAAAKGGKLAVLNFLGQKHFAAGMNDWLKQPDDPVLVALRAWLQGYFCGAATVPDVPLDPGGTPFQKTVWSILLRIPRGATTSYGEIAREVAEKTGIAAMSAQAVGGAVGRNPIAILIPCHRVLGADGSLTGYAGGLDKKRALLALEGITVP; from the coding sequence ATGACTCATACCTGTACCATCGATACGCCGTTGGGACCCATGCTGGCGGCTGCCAAAGGCGGCAAGCTAGCGGTGCTGAATTTTCTCGGCCAGAAACACTTTGCAGCCGGCATGAATGATTGGTTGAAGCAGCCCGATGATCCCGTGCTGGTTGCTCTGCGGGCATGGCTCCAGGGCTATTTTTGCGGAGCGGCAACTGTCCCCGATGTTCCCCTCGATCCCGGAGGAACGCCCTTTCAGAAGACGGTATGGAGCATTTTGTTGCGAATACCCCGAGGAGCTACCACCAGTTACGGCGAAATCGCACGGGAAGTTGCCGAAAAAACCGGGATAGCCGCAATGTCGGCACAGGCAGTGGGTGGCGCGGTGGGACGCAATCCGATAGCTATCCTGATTCCCTGTCACCGGGTACTCGGCGCCGACGGCAGCCTCACCGGCTATGCGGGAGGGCTGGACAAAAAGCGGGCACTGCTGGCATTGGAAGGAATCACCGTGCCTTGA
- a CDS encoding efflux RND transporter permease subunit, with amino-acid sequence MNITRAALDKTRITYVALVVVALAGLFSFKSLPRDEDPGFVVRTAQVLTYFPGASPERVEQLVTDKLEKVIQEIPEIDYIDSESKPGVSVIFVNILERYKNMRPIWDNLRRKVQRATGDLPDEVVGPFVNDEFGDIFGTIITITGQDFSYAQLKQIAEDCRNELLLSDEIAKVDIQGIQQERIFVEYNNARLAELGLSPLLLKNILEARNIIIPGGEIFTDKEQIVLEPTGNFDSVEDLRRTVINVPGSRDVVYLEDLVSIHRGYIDPPKAKVRYRGQPALTLALHLREGGDILKLGEEVRQAIDRFHEAYPIGVSFDVVAFQPKHVERKVSEFTGNLLQAMAIVLTVMLVFLGLRTGLVVSSLIPMAMIMSLMVMGFFNIGIDQMSLASLIIALGMLVDNAIVMSESIMVQMAEGKPARQAAIDSAQELKIPLLTSSLTTAAAFLPIFLAKSSTGEYTAPLFKVVTITLLCSWLLSLTMTPLLCSHFLHPDSKAGAVDFQSRFYRGYHGVLLALLRHRWLSVAGIVVLFMAAMLGMRLVPKTFFPPSDKAIFCAELRLPMGTPLKRTEAVVQQIEDFMGADLASGNGGEGITDWVAFIGEGAPRFMLPYKPEPPSPEYAYVLVNGTSRRHLLDSAMPRLEAFCRSRFPDLNPRIRPLNLGPPVDNPVEIRLSGKNSEELFGIADKVKAHLAGMPGILNITDDWGARTKKLVVRVNQPRALRAGLTSRDVAVSLQTILSGITTTEYREADEVIPVTLRSTAADRQDFGKLETHNIYVQRTGQSVPLKQVADIEIAWQPAKILRRDRRRTVTVEAGLDTNGNAIAIARQLDHWLKKEQRGWPFGYKYEMGGELETSGKANESINVNLPITGLLVVLLLVGQFNSLRRPLIILLTIPLGMIGVTAGLLLTGSYFGFMTLLGVVSLAGIVINNAIVLIDRIDIEIEQNGLPPERAVIEAAMRRLRPILLTTATTIGGLLPLWLGGGPLWEPMAIAIIFGLLFATALTLGVVPVLYSLFFRVGFKAR; translated from the coding sequence ATGAATATCACGCGCGCGGCACTCGACAAAACCCGCATCACCTACGTCGCCCTGGTGGTGGTGGCCCTGGCCGGGTTGTTCTCCTTCAAATCCCTGCCCCGGGACGAGGATCCCGGGTTCGTGGTGCGCACCGCGCAGGTGCTGACCTATTTCCCCGGCGCCAGCCCCGAGCGGGTGGAGCAGCTGGTTACCGACAAGCTGGAGAAGGTCATCCAGGAAATCCCCGAGATCGACTACATTGACAGCGAATCGAAACCAGGCGTCTCGGTCATCTTCGTCAACATCCTGGAACGCTACAAGAACATGCGTCCCATATGGGACAATCTGCGTCGGAAGGTGCAGCGCGCCACCGGGGATCTGCCCGACGAAGTGGTGGGGCCTTTCGTCAATGACGAATTCGGCGATATTTTCGGTACCATTATCACCATCACCGGCCAGGATTTCAGCTATGCGCAGCTGAAACAGATCGCCGAAGACTGCCGAAACGAACTGCTGCTCAGTGACGAAATCGCCAAGGTCGACATCCAGGGAATCCAGCAGGAACGCATTTTCGTGGAGTACAACAATGCCCGGCTGGCCGAACTGGGGCTGTCGCCGCTGCTGCTGAAAAACATCCTCGAAGCCCGCAACATCATCATCCCCGGCGGTGAAATCTTCACCGACAAGGAACAGATCGTGCTGGAACCGACGGGCAATTTCGATTCCGTCGAAGACCTGCGGCGTACTGTCATCAACGTGCCGGGCAGCCGGGACGTGGTCTACCTGGAGGATCTCGTCAGCATACACCGCGGCTACATCGACCCGCCGAAGGCCAAGGTCCGCTACAGAGGACAGCCGGCACTGACCCTGGCCCTTCACCTGCGCGAGGGAGGAGATATCCTCAAGCTCGGGGAGGAGGTCCGGCAGGCCATCGACCGTTTTCACGAGGCCTACCCCATCGGCGTCAGCTTCGATGTGGTGGCCTTCCAGCCAAAACACGTCGAACGCAAGGTCTCGGAATTTACCGGCAACCTGCTGCAGGCCATGGCCATCGTGCTGACGGTGATGCTGGTATTTCTCGGCCTGCGCACCGGGCTGGTGGTATCGAGCCTGATTCCCATGGCCATGATCATGTCGCTGATGGTGATGGGTTTTTTCAACATCGGCATCGACCAGATGTCACTGGCATCCCTGATCATCGCCCTGGGCATGCTGGTCGACAACGCCATCGTCATGAGCGAATCGATCATGGTGCAGATGGCGGAGGGCAAACCGGCGCGGCAGGCGGCCATCGATTCGGCCCAGGAACTCAAGATCCCCCTGCTGACCTCGTCGCTGACCACCGCGGCCGCCTTCCTGCCGATTTTTCTGGCCAAATCCTCCACCGGCGAATACACGGCGCCCCTGTTCAAAGTGGTCACCATCACCCTGCTCTGCTCATGGCTACTGTCGCTGACCATGACCCCGCTGCTGTGCAGCCATTTCCTGCATCCCGACAGCAAGGCCGGCGCCGTTGATTTCCAGTCCCGTTTCTATCGCGGGTATCACGGCGTACTGCTGGCATTGCTGCGCCACCGGTGGCTGAGCGTGGCCGGCATTGTTGTGCTGTTCATGGCTGCCATGCTCGGCATGCGGCTGGTCCCCAAGACTTTTTTCCCGCCCAGCGACAAGGCCATCTTCTGTGCCGAACTGCGCCTGCCCATGGGCACGCCGCTTAAACGAACCGAAGCGGTGGTGCAACAGATCGAGGATTTCATGGGCGCCGATCTGGCGTCCGGAAACGGAGGTGAAGGGATCACCGACTGGGTCGCCTTTATCGGTGAAGGGGCGCCGCGCTTCATGCTCCCCTACAAGCCGGAACCGCCCAGCCCGGAATATGCCTATGTACTTGTCAACGGCACCTCCCGCCGCCACCTCCTCGACAGCGCCATGCCGCGTCTGGAAGCCTTCTGTCGTAGCCGCTTTCCCGACCTCAATCCGCGCATCCGGCCTCTGAACCTCGGTCCGCCGGTGGACAACCCGGTGGAAATCCGCCTGTCCGGCAAAAACAGCGAAGAACTGTTTGGCATTGCCGACAAAGTCAAGGCGCATCTCGCGGGCATGCCGGGCATCCTCAACATCACGGACGACTGGGGAGCCCGCACCAAAAAACTGGTGGTGCGCGTCAACCAGCCCCGCGCCCTGCGCGCCGGTCTGACCAGCCGCGATGTGGCGGTATCGCTGCAGACCATTCTCAGCGGCATCACCACCACCGAGTACCGCGAAGCAGATGAAGTCATCCCGGTCACCCTGCGCTCCACGGCCGCCGACCGCCAGGATTTCGGCAAGCTCGAAACCCACAACATCTACGTGCAGCGCACCGGGCAGTCCGTGCCCCTGAAACAGGTGGCTGATATCGAAATCGCCTGGCAACCGGCCAAGATCCTGCGCCGCGACCGGCGCCGTACCGTTACCGTTGAAGCCGGCCTTGACACGAACGGCAACGCCATCGCCATCGCCCGGCAACTGGACCACTGGCTGAAGAAGGAACAGCGCGGCTGGCCCTTCGGCTACAAATACGAAATGGGTGGTGAACTGGAAACCTCGGGCAAGGCCAACGAATCGATCAACGTCAATCTGCCCATCACCGGTCTGCTGGTGGTGCTTTTACTGGTAGGACAGTTCAACTCCCTGCGCCGCCCGCTGATCATCCTGTTGACCATCCCCCTGGGCATGATCGGCGTGACCGCCGGCCTGCTGCTCACGGGGAGCTATTTCGGCTTCATGACCCTGCTGGGAGTGGTGTCACTGGCAGGCATCGTTATCAACAACGCCATCGTGCTTATCGATCGCATCGACATTGAAATCGAGCAGAACGGCCTGCCGCCAGAGCGCGCGGTAATCGAAGCGGCCATGCGCCGGCTGCGGCCCATTTTGCTGACCACCGCCACCACCATCGGCGGCCTGCTGCCTTTGTGGCTCGGCGGCGGCCCTTTGTGGGAACCGATGGCGATCGCCATTATTTTCGGCCTGCTGTTCGCCACCGCACTGACCCTCGGCGTGGTGCCGGTGCTCTACAGCCTGTTCTTCAGGGTGGGTTTCAAGGCACGGTGA
- a CDS encoding TolC family protein codes for MMCRHLLPLLPHLRRRLAGLLLLLTCLLASPVTSAARPVNIGVVMDGPWQGNQAILEMFQAEINDLLGAEFHTRFPQTALLTADWSQQGVHRNIDRLLADDSIDMILALGLLAGQDLARRGPLPKPCLAPLTVDRAAQQLPASNGSSGVFNFNYIATTSPLLRDLRLFRELVPFQHLAILVHRPYHEAIPEITRNLKRQLAETSVSLSVIPVNGAVEAALAALPEETEAVYITPLLLAEESFRQLIAGLSARGLPSFSYLGYEEVCKGVLAGAAPTTDFARLARRTALNMQRILLGENAASLPATTSLEDRLAINMATARAIGFSPAWNILNEAEQLFAEPLTATRRWSLDTVVKEAEAVNLDLAAADRKVAAGREDIRKARAGLLPHLELSATGSLIDQDRAAASFGTQAEQSLSASLELRQNLYSESTWANLDIQKQQQQARQEERRQLRLDVIQEAASAYLDVLRAKTLQTVQRNNLRVTRSNLELARTRREIGFSSPAEVYRWESQLARDRRALIDADVARTRAKIALNRILQRPLEENFTTSEQGLDDPVLLVSDPRLFAQLATPAAFARFRDFMVAQGLKASPELQRLDAAIAARRRARLAARRSFWVPDLSLQAGITHMLDETGEGVESPFSRLKGLLPVNIPEADDTSWNVGIRLSLPLFSGGTRFADLVQAERQVEGLELERKALAARMEQRIRSALHNSRASYTGIRLSREGSEAAARNLELVTDAYSRGVVSILELLDAQNADLVAEQAAANAVYDFLLDLMAVQRAIGQFDFFLGADDRENWFRHLEQFLQQATLPE; via the coding sequence ATGATGTGCCGCCATCTTTTGCCGCTGCTTCCGCACCTTCGCCGCCGGCTTGCCGGCCTGCTGCTGCTTCTGACATGCCTGCTGGCCTCACCGGTGACCAGCGCCGCCCGGCCCGTGAACATCGGGGTGGTCATGGATGGCCCCTGGCAAGGCAACCAGGCCATTCTGGAAATGTTTCAGGCCGAAATCAACGATCTGCTCGGCGCCGAATTTCATACCCGGTTTCCGCAAACCGCCCTGTTGACCGCCGACTGGAGCCAGCAGGGCGTGCACCGTAACATCGACCGACTGCTGGCCGACGACAGCATCGACATGATCCTCGCCCTCGGGCTTCTGGCGGGACAGGACCTGGCGCGTCGCGGACCGTTGCCCAAACCCTGCCTTGCGCCGCTGACCGTCGATCGCGCTGCCCAGCAACTGCCGGCCAGCAACGGCAGCAGCGGCGTTTTCAACTTCAACTACATCGCCACCACAAGCCCCCTGTTACGCGACCTGCGCCTGTTTCGCGAACTGGTGCCGTTCCAGCACCTGGCCATCCTTGTTCATCGTCCCTACCATGAAGCTATTCCCGAGATCACCCGCAACCTCAAACGGCAACTGGCCGAAACCAGCGTCTCCCTGAGCGTCATCCCGGTAAACGGCGCGGTGGAAGCTGCCCTGGCAGCCCTTCCTGAAGAAACGGAGGCCGTCTACATCACCCCTCTGCTGCTTGCGGAGGAATCCTTCCGCCAACTGATCGCCGGGCTTTCCGCCCGCGGACTGCCCAGCTTTTCCTACCTGGGTTACGAAGAAGTCTGCAAAGGGGTACTGGCGGGAGCGGCTCCGACCACCGATTTTGCGCGACTGGCACGCCGCACCGCGCTGAACATGCAGCGCATTTTGCTGGGTGAGAACGCTGCCAGCCTGCCGGCCACCACCTCCCTGGAGGACCGCCTCGCCATCAATATGGCCACGGCCCGCGCCATCGGCTTCTCCCCCGCCTGGAACATACTTAATGAAGCCGAACAGTTATTCGCCGAGCCGCTGACAGCGACGCGGCGCTGGTCCCTGGACACGGTGGTAAAAGAAGCGGAAGCGGTGAACCTCGACCTGGCCGCCGCCGACCGCAAGGTCGCCGCCGGCCGTGAAGACATCCGCAAGGCTCGCGCCGGACTGTTGCCGCACCTGGAACTATCGGCGACCGGGAGCCTTATCGATCAGGACCGCGCCGCCGCCAGCTTCGGCACCCAGGCCGAGCAGAGTCTGAGCGCTTCCCTGGAACTGCGGCAGAATCTTTACTCCGAATCCACCTGGGCCAATCTCGATATCCAGAAACAGCAGCAGCAGGCGCGGCAGGAAGAACGGCGCCAGTTGCGCCTCGATGTCATCCAGGAGGCGGCCTCCGCATACCTCGATGTACTGCGGGCCAAAACCCTGCAGACGGTACAGAGAAACAATCTGCGCGTGACGCGCTCCAACCTGGAACTGGCCCGTACCCGACGGGAAATCGGATTTTCCAGTCCCGCCGAAGTCTATCGCTGGGAAAGCCAGCTGGCACGGGACCGCAGGGCTCTCATCGACGCCGACGTGGCGCGTACCCGAGCGAAAATCGCCCTCAACCGCATCCTGCAGCGCCCCCTGGAAGAAAATTTCACGACATCCGAACAGGGCCTGGACGATCCGGTGCTGTTGGTCAGCGACCCGCGCCTGTTCGCCCAGCTTGCCACTCCGGCGGCATTCGCCAGATTTCGCGATTTTATGGTGGCGCAAGGCCTGAAAGCCTCCCCGGAGCTGCAACGCCTGGATGCGGCCATAGCGGCCCGCAGACGAGCCCGCCTTGCGGCCCGGCGATCGTTCTGGGTTCCGGACCTGTCCCTGCAGGCCGGAATCACGCACATGCTTGATGAAACCGGCGAAGGCGTTGAATCGCCCTTCAGTCGCCTCAAGGGTTTGCTTCCCGTTAACATCCCGGAAGCCGATGACACCTCCTGGAACGTCGGCATTCGCCTGTCGCTGCCCCTGTTTTCCGGCGGCACCCGCTTTGCCGACCTGGTGCAGGCTGAACGCCAGGTCGAGGGGCTGGAACTGGAACGCAAGGCGCTCGCCGCCCGCATGGAGCAACGTATCCGTAGCGCCCTGCACAACAGCCGGGCCTCCTACACCGGTATCCGGCTGTCCCGCGAGGGGTCCGAAGCGGCGGCCCGAAACCTGGAACTGGTGACCGATGCCTACTCGCGCGGGGTGGTCTCCATCCTTGAACTGCTTGACGCCCAGAATGCCGACCTGGTCGCCGAGCAGGCCGCCGCCAATGCCGTTTACGATTTTCTTCTCGATTTGATGGCCGTACAGCGCGCCATCGGCCAGTTCGATTTTTTTCTCGGGGCCGACGACCGGGAAAACTGGTTCAGGCACCTCGAACAATTTCTGCAACAGGCCACCTTGCCGGAGTGA
- a CDS encoding MarR family winged helix-turn-helix transcriptional regulator, whose amino-acid sequence MNHQNRIMEIFEVVSRALVNAKVQKLRKIGAREINLTQFQYINAINHSDDLTCSGLAKTLGLSKPAVTGIVNKLIEQGYVTKTRSASDRRVYFIQLTRTGEQVANAYEEACREYIRGMARALTETELDQLVLLMEKALH is encoded by the coding sequence ATGAACCATCAGAACCGCATCATGGAAATTTTCGAAGTCGTCTCCCGGGCGCTGGTCAATGCCAAGGTGCAGAAACTGCGCAAAATCGGCGCGCGGGAAATCAACCTGACCCAGTTCCAGTATATCAATGCCATCAACCACAGCGACGATCTGACATGCAGCGGCCTGGCCAAAACGCTGGGTCTGAGCAAACCGGCGGTAACCGGCATCGTCAACAAACTCATCGAACAGGGCTACGTCACCAAGACCCGGTCCGCCAGCGACCGCCGCGTCTATTTCATCCAGCTTACCCGCACCGGAGAACAGGTGGCCAATGCCTATGAGGAAGCCTGCCGCGAATACATCCGGGGCATGGCCAGAGCCCTGACGGAAACGGAACTCGATCAACTCGTATTATTGATGGAAAAAGCTTTGCATTGA